ACAATACAATTCTCAGTGTTTCTGGAGATTTACTGCAAAGTCAGACTCTGGACTTCATCGTctacatttacaaaaaacagcTGTAATTCATTTACAAAGATTTACAGCTGcaaagattaatcaattagttgtcaacttcCAACTATTTTAATGATCAATTAATCGGTTTGGGTaacttttcaagaaaaaaaaaaatcaaactctCTGATTCCAACTTCAGTAACTTTATAAAAACAGTCAtgaaaaaatgctaaatttataattaattaacCTTTTTAGTTATTTgattgttaacaaacaatataaagctttattaacaattaattaGGCAACtctaaaggtttataaacatcatttgcaactttttagtGGTCGTCAAAATAATGTCaacagatgaactacacagtattcatcagttgcaactttaaaataaacaatttgctaattaaatgtttataaaacatttcattgtttgtcaacagtgaaatatctattaactgaagtttaattaactataaatttaccgatgattaatgatggttattgtTATTTAAAGAAGCCATCTTGGGCTtgaacaactaatcgattaatcaataaaataatcaacagattaaccgacaatcaaaataaaagtcacttcagtcgacatcatcatcataatgttgagaaaagggacatttttgattttattagTTCTGGTTTCACAGCGTAACTCGATATTGACCTTTTGATTAAAGTTAGAAGATGAACATGTGGAATTTTATGATCCTGTAATTACATAATACTGAGTAATGTGTGACTTCACTGGATTTGGACAGATGTTTTCATTTGGGGGCATCAAACTAGAAGCAGAACATTTCGTCTCTTGCAGACTCGTTGCCAGGTACAAAATGATCTGAACAATAATTACAGCACAGCAGGGGAAACGATGGTGACACACTGGTAGCGCCGGGAGGAGTTCAGGGTTCTGTCCAGTGTCAAGAAAACCACAACTGCTtccatgtgtgtgagaggactCTAcgaaaaaacacacttttatttttaaaagcaagACATAAACGACTTACCTCCTCAAACCAGATCATTGGCATCACCACCTCGGAAATCTGGCCAGTTTCTCTGCAAGGACAAGGACACTCGGCGTCAAACTCCAAGGTTGCATCATGAATGGcgaggaaagcaggaaatatcCTCGAGACGTTCGTATTGAACAATGAACagatataaaacacaatacacGACAAACATTAATGGCATGATAACAGTTCAGGGAATAACTTTTCTTACGTAATTCCTGGCACTCTCTTCATGTAGAGGTTGAGCTGCAGACGGATGGACACGTTCAGCGGGACACCTGTttgctggggaaaaaaaaaaaaaagaagctttaaCAAATCTCAGGTGGGGAATAAAAACGCTCTCAATGACCACTTTCTAAATAAGAAGTGGAACAAATTCAAATCTTTAcgtgactgtaaaaaaaaaaaaaaagatgtttccaTGTAACCAAATACAGTCAACAAAAGAAGGAAATCCTACTGCTACATCGACTGCAATACAGATGTGGCATCAGTCCGTTCAGCCAAGGACTCCATGACCAAAAAAATTAATAAGTGAGATAAAACAGTGAGAAAATATTGTTGCATGATAACATATAACCAGCCAGGCTTTGAATTATTTCTTTGCAAAGAGTGAGAATTCCTGTTGATGGTTGCAGCAGTTTACCGATTCCCGAAGATGTTATCATATCTTGTACATTTTCTTATCTATGGTATTGAATTCTACCgttttaatgttattaaaaaGTCAtgtatttcaagtttatatcaagtttcatgcaCAATGCATGCTGGTTAGATTTAACGTTTGATAgagattttgattttgattttattttcctgattttgAAGGTTTATTCTGTTATAAGAAAACATGTGTGACTGATAATGACATTTATATTATAAATTGCAAATAATATTCTATATTATACTTGTAGACTAATGATCTTAACATTAAACTGAGTTAAATATTAAAGTATTTAGCAACACAATATCTGCTGGTAAGCAGGATGTGAGATTTTcgggaagacattttaatcagaagagaaagatcttcactgactgattatttttatgctgaaacaaaccaaataaacaaactctctttattatcatgactgaataaacagaatttTCACTTTcgtactgttttactttgtttatgtggcggaccctgccacctttctagcttcaaacagtgctctgggaccttattttcctctgagaacagcttgtttattcagttatggaacattttaatatttctgattttgttttattacctcattaatattgtaaatattaaaattctgagtttgaatttcttctccaaaacaacacagtgcccctttaaatagcATCTGTACAGACGTGAAGCAGACTTGATGTCTCAATATCTGACAGCTCAATAATTGAAAGCTGTTGTCTTAATGTGCTGCTTGAAACTGCAGGAACGTAGTCGAGTCATTTCATTCCACATCATCACCAAATGTTGAAAATCACAACCAGATTGCTTTAATGGCCTTGAgatttacaatctgtacagcgaGCATCATCCTCTGTTCTTAGACCCTCGAgtcgagtgaggaaaaacttgccaaatatttaatttatggACTTGGATCTgacttgactgcagcttttggtctctgctcactgctgctgctactgctgcctGCTCTCCGCTTTTCCAGGCGAGGAACAATTAATCTCAAACGAGCCTACTTTCACTTGAGGTGAGTCAAGTTCAGTGGAGTCCTTCGTTAAGCCAAGTCACTTTTTAAACCCAAGATACTGCAGTCTCAcccgcaggatccggtctttataaagacaaaagacaagGTATTAATCTAGAGCTaatgaaaaaactaaactggaaacataaaacaaacaaagacaaaatagtTACTCAGGTCCACTTGAGTCCACGTGTCTGGTCGCAACCCTAATAACTGTAAATTCGACAGATACGATACGTTGTCATCACATGAACTCGTCTTCCTTAATCTGAAccagagaaaacacatttttgaggaACCCATGGAGAGTTTGAAATCAGCGACTGCTTGACCAGAAATCCACAACAAATTAACGCTGACAAGAACATTTGAGTCCTTTTCTGGCAGAACAAATTCTGCAGCCCAGTCCAGACCTCCAGCTCACATCCAGCAGAGTGGAGTCACTTACACCAGAGGAATTCTCAAAATGTGGATTCATTCAGACGGCATTTCTGATAAAGCTCTTATAATAACATCTTATTCTCAGAAATAGACCTACCATCTGCCTCACTCATGATTTTCATCACAATACTATCAGACTTTAATAATCGGCTGCAACCTCGAATTATCATAAAACATAAACTCTGAACAATGTATGTAAACTCTCATAACTGTTCCTCTGTTGCAGCGCCTTCGTGCACAATGTTTCCTCAGCCGTCTGCCCTTTCAGCTACACAAACACTGAACTTTGATGTTCGGGCACGTGAGAGCCGGAAATCAAGCGTTCACCACATAAAGctgcaggaaatgaaatgtCCTTGAGCCCCAGATGACATTTTCTTCAGTAacaacacagaagaaaagagaaacagggAGGATTTTACACTATAGAAATGCGCTCCACTCATTAATTTAGTTAGTGTTTCAAGACAGTTTGTAACTAAATTTAAGACAGATTTTTCTTGTTCAAGCACTGAATGTAAGTACATAGATTAGTAGTATATCTGGTCCTGTGCAGAGGTTTTTTCTATGTAAGAATATGGTTATTAGAGAGAGTTAAGAGTTCAACAGAGTTAATCTACGTTTTAAAATACTAGCATAAAACAAAAAGGTGGATGGGTTTCGTGGTAGGTTTACAGAACTATGAGATCGAAAACGCAGAAGAGCTTGactaaaaacaatttaaatagggATAAAGGACATTAGATCAAATGTTTATGGCGATTAAGACCTCGCAAATTCATATTCAAGACTTTTAAATGTAGTATATCAAACTTCTGCTTGGATGCTCTCTATCCAGCCACATGTATGCTGTAATTCATTTCCCCCCTCAAAGCTCCTTTTTCTCCGTCTTACCCGTGTCCAAATAACCACTTTAGCCACTCCCTTATAATCGCACTGACTCACTGTTTAAAATCATTCCCAGTATGACACTTCTGTATGATTTAAGCCAGATGGAACGAATAACTCAGCGTTTGGTTTTCTAAATGTGCCCCCATGCTGAGCTGACAAATTCGACATTACGCACCCgctgttttatatttcataCTACATTGCCAATAGTTGGCCACTGTCTGTACAACAAACGCTCACTGGGTGCTGGAGTCAATATTCAAGatggaaacattttcaatgcaaaCATACATTAAGATCTTGCTCTCGCTTTTTTCTCTCATAAAGGTTTTAGCACAGCGTGtccataaaacacatttcagagcTCTGTTCTCGACATGTTGCTTTGATAAAAAAGTTAATATGGGCTGAAGTCAGGAGGATAAAGCCTCTGGACTTTTAGATGTCAACTTGACGAACAGAAACTGTGAGTCGTCATGTCGTCAGCTACAGCGTGGAAAGATATCCTTTAATTATTAACTTGATATCGATCTGGGATTGTAGGACTTGATGGCCGCTGTTCTCCCATTCCTTGGAAACGGCGTGCATGAGCTATAATCCGTGCGCGAAAAATGTCTTCTTATCAAACATGATCTTTTATTGGAGCAATAGAAAGTTTTCTATCTACcctcaacacacaaacacctgcaaTTACAGAGCAATAGCCCAATTTCCAATTACCTTATCACAACGCGGATTACAGCCAACTACTCTGCTGATGAGGTTTACACAAGCAGAGTTGCATAAGGAATTGGACACGAGGTGAATTATGGGAGTGTTACATCAAACTTATCTCTCCCTGACATTGTCAGTGTACTCAAAGAATGGTGTAATTATCATCAGCGCACTTTTACCGTTATTGTACGGCAATAAAATCAGACATCATTGAGTTCACTGTGGTGTTTTTCTGGGACAATTATGTATGACtgccacaaaaaaataaacattaacttGAAGCCTCCGGCACACAGTTTACCTAGATTATCAGCAGTAGGTCAACACCAACAATTAGGATGATAACGATTATCAGCTCGACTCGCTGATAACTTCTAAATTGAACGATGATAATCACATTTTGTGTGAGAGAATCTGCCTGTAGAGGAGTGACTTCCTTTAAACTGGTGAGTCTTAACCTCTGTGAGTTCTCATCAGGGATAGATAAGATAATTACTCATTCATCAATCTTCAGCATTTACTTTTCACTcaaacaaatatgaaaatgatgttGATGGGATTTTTGTACCAAATAAGGATCTTTCCTTACGTCTAGAGAAAATGATTTGTAGGCTGGGGCGTCTCTGTAGCACCACAACGCTTCATTTAATTGACGTAAGGCGTCAACGTTATCGATATCAGCCCTCTCGAATTTGAGAAATTAGCTTTCAATTACGATCACTGAATTCAAAGACAGTATCGATACGgcagctgcacttccagacacATATCCTGTTTGTGCGGAGACGATAAAGATGTTGGgtttattgtctttttcagggatcctttattgatgtatttaggAAGACAGTTTACACaagacagatttgagaaactgaattTTTGTACGAAACTGAgctggtgaatattatttgaacacTAACAcaaacctgcaaaaagccaccaggataaagtcaagctgtttaTGTAAAATACACTATCGTTATAAAGAAGAAtctaaaaatggaaatgtaagtTGTCAGAGCACAAAACAAATGATCTGATGATCTTTAGAAATCTGTGTGTGATAGTATAACAATGGCATAGTCGTTAGTGcctggattaaaaaaataaaaaaaggctaaattgaaaatcaaatccaatcgtgaccttaaaatcaaaaatcacatCGAATCATGGATCTGGAGAAtcatcaaaaaaaaatttaactcGTAAACACAGGATGCAACCCTCCGCCCACACTTGACCTGAGATTCTTCTGACCAATAATCccaaaaagataaaaacttaCACCTGACCATGACGCGAGATACAAAGTGTGAAAGTCCTTGACATGTAATCAGTCTAGATCTGCTCAAGATGGTGACACAAGGCCTCAAGGACGCTGACAACAGCCCCACTAAAACAATCTGATGTCACGTGATGACTTTTCTTGTTTCTGATACTGTGACAAAACGACACATCCACTCCTTCAATCAAATCTTTTCATCTTTGGTGCAAATTCAGTATCATGTATCATCATTCAATAGTTCAGCTAGGTAAATCTTACCAATGTGTGGACAGttaaataaaagcacattttctaATCCTGTGTCCCCATGTTACCTCTTGTATATGTCATTATTATAAACAAATTTAAGTGATTTTATAACAAAACACCTATTTTGAAGGACTCGTCTAAACCTCTGGGCAAATGCATTATCAAATCAGACTAGCGAGAATACACTTCATCAACATTATTACACAATTTAACGAGATAAATCTGATTTATTAGCGCCATAAAAACGTTGGAGAGGATGTGATGATTACCATTCAGTCATATATTGCACCAACTCgctaaattaaatgaaattaaactcTAAACCAACTTGTCTTTCTGTCGGGACGTCGTGCGGCGTCGGTTCTGGTCAACTATGATTCACTACACCGCTTAAAACAATCAACTGCCACGCCCGACACCCTACGTGTGGCGTATTTGGTTATTATCAGGTTTAACCACAAAGACTGTGGTTAAAGAAGGTAAACATGCTCGAACGTCTGCTTCACTGCGACTTAAACCAGCTCAGTATCAGCTGTTGTTGTAATCTGTTTAAAAGCTTGactcatgtgtctgtgtgcactcACTGGGTGAATGTCGATGAAGAGGCCATGGTCGTCCTCATTCGGATGTAGGCCCTGCACGTAGTCCAGCAGCACGGGATCAGCATTGTAGAAGTGAGGATGGGAGATGAAGCACGGAGAGTCTGTGAAAGGGACGAGAAATGGTGAAAAAGCACACGCAAGAGCCACTACAGTATGTTCTTAAAATTATTTAAGTTTATACAATAGTcagtatattttttgtatagTAGACCATGCTAATTTTATCTTTCTATTTCTGCCATTCTGTCGACATTTCACAGAGAGAAATTTGGACAACATGTTGCTAATAATATGCTGAAAAGTCACGAAGAAATAAAGAACTTAATGTTTAACATGTGCTGAATTTACAAGGAGGCTGAAATAATGAAGAATCTTTCATAGACAGCCTTTCACAAAGCTTATAAAGTATCTCCTAACTCAGCcactcacaaaattgagcaatttTATAAGGGAAATACTCAGCTCAGCACCCCAAGCTGTGACCGACCTCCCGCGTCCCTGCTGTGATATTATTTCATAAGTACGAATAGTTTAACAAGTCGGTAATCGACCGGGCTGAGATTTAAGTTTGAAGTTCATCGTTTTTTTGTACGTAAAATAGATTAAATCAccaaacagtaaataaaaatgctCAACAAAAGCTTCAtgagataaatctgaggggttaCAAGGTTGCAGGACATCAATTTTTAAACCTTCAAATCAAtcaggtataaaaaaaaaagaggtaatacggatgtgaaaatgtttcctcACTTTGTCGGCAGGTGCTGACGTTCAGCAGACCGGACTGTCTGCAGGGGCAGAAGCCTTCGTTGGGGGCGTAGTCTGTCCCGTTGGCGAACAGCGTCTTGGGCGCAACATATCGATACAGAGGGATGCCCTTCATTACACCGTCACGCTGGTAAACGAGCTCCATAGATCTGAGAAAGAAACACGACGAGAGGATTTTATACTTTACATATACAAAAAGAACTCAGAGAAAACCGAAGAAGAGTGAAAAGACTTTTACCTGCAGGCGTCGGGACTGTAGAAAGGTAAAGTGCTCTCTCTGGTCATGAAGGGAGGCCACATCTGTCCAGCTGTTCCGTTGATCATGTTACACTGCGGGGTGCGCCAGTAGCTCAGCTGTTCACAGAGAGGACAGTCAGATGGTTTTTACGAAATATACACATGATCATTAAACAGAACCCGTAGGTGTCTTGTTGGCGTCTCACCTCTGTCAGGCCGTTCCAGGAGTCGACTTTGTGGACGTTCCTGATGTCGTCTCCACCGGTGTTGATGGTGAACAGGCCGGTGTTGGAGTTGTTGAACTAAATAAAGATATAGTTCAGCGTTACACTTCATCTGCATGAGATCATTAACTGACTGAACAAGTCCTCCAGTTTAACAAGAGGTTAACTGTCACAAGAGGTCAATAAACTCCTCGGACTATCATCATTGTAGTGCTTGAACTATTTCTAATTTTAAATTTAAGGACATCACAaataaacactcaaaattgGGTAATTTTGACAAGTATGACTGCATTTTAAGaacatttcattctgtttttttattaagtgTGAATATACTACATCCTACTAACACTTTTCACATATGTCTCTAGTCTCCATTGTGTCCTCTGTGGCATGCAGGACATAAAAATTGGACTCCTGTGAGAATCATAAATCCTTTTAACTACTCACTTCAGAAAAGAGGCCAAACTTTCCCGAAGCGGGCAGCATGCCGGGCAGGTATTTATTGAGGAAATCAACCAGTCCGCTGTCATAACCCCACATCAGCTCCCCTACTGTCTTGTTCAGGAAGGGCCCCTCTTTGAAAGTCTTGAAGGTGGCACTGATCAATAAACGCACAGGGTAGGGTAGCTTTTCCAACATCACTGCCGCGCCCTGAAAACACAGATGGGATGGGAGAAAGCAGAGAACTGAAGGACTGTGAGTGAATTAAGTGGAGAACGTCTGTTCAGCCGGGGAGAATAATGTCTTACCAGCACCAACATGTTTGGAATCATGACAACATCAGACTCGCTTCCTGCAGACATGGTCGGCTCAAAGAAATACTGCCTGTATTCCCTGTAGGACACGGTGAAGTTGGGATGAAACGTGATGTTGTCTTTCTGGATGCGCttcctgaaaaaacaaagaaaaatgtgttcaaatggCTCAGGTtcataagaaaataaaaaaatccttcaCTTTACAAAGAGTTATTTTTGTTCCCctcagttttacagtttcagatGGATGTTCTTACCAAGGCACGGTGGCCCTGAGCCCTTCGCACACCAAACATTCGCCAAGaaacacagatgtttgtttggttgtgcCACGGGCTGTGTTCGTTGGagaatgtctgaaaatgtttgGTCAGATTCGACATGTTCGGCCTTTGTTTGATGGGCTCAGTTTGCAATGCTGTCAAACTCAAGACAGTGGGCATTTAGTATGTGTGTAGATAACAACACATGCCCAGGATTAGTGGTAGACTCATAAGCGTTAAGGATTTCAACGCCGATCTAGCTGACCTTGTAAGGAAGTTATCACCGCACTgcaaatatgaagaaaaaacaccacCGACCTATCTCAAGAGATAAGATAAGACCTAACAGAAAAGCTGTCTTAACAAAAAATGTGTGGACATTATCTGACCTCTGAACCCTCAAAACATCAATaactctcacatacacacacacacacacacacacacacacacacacacacacacacacacacacacacacacacacacacacacacacacacacacacacacacacacacacacacacacaccgtcctgtTGTAAATGAACCTACAGCTGAAAAAAGTCTCCAACAAACTGCTAATttcctcttgtttgttttgtttgattaaaaacaataatgagCAGCTGTTGCAGGAAATAACTGAACCTTTTTAATGAAACTAAACATCTTGGAGGTGTTTTTAAAAGATTGACttcttcagtaggaaccaatgGGCTTGGAGCTgggagccacagacaggaagtccgAAAGTAACGAGAGGCGGATTAACACATTGTTAGTTTTGGTCTTTCCATGGGATTTGTTCATGATTAGGGAAAATATAGACAAACAGGGGCCTTATCTTGTAAATGTGAGCTATTACATGTActgattttgattgattgatttgatttgtaaaaaaaaaagcttaagtATTACCTTGTGAGGAACCTTCACCTTTCATGTGCAATCACTTATCAAAGTCTGAAACCCGTAACGACGAggcagttgttgaggagaatgctgcagcgctgttttgctgtgaagctccagaaaatgttttgtggactacgaaccttcacctgacttttcatcagcatggaggtgaggagaggttgattgaatttacatttttgagtgaacttttcctttaagtgtCTGGCATTGTTACGGCTTTCAGACTTTGATAAGCCATTGCACGTGAAAGGTGAAGGTTCCTTACAAGATAAtacttgtgtgtgcatgtttcttttgtttgcacGTGTGCATGAAATTGAAATTAGcttatatgtttatattatttttagaGAAGACTTCAGCTATCTCAGTCGTATCggagatgtttttttaagaggttattttcaagctttttttaGTCAAAATCTTCAGTGTAGCTGCTAAtctaaaagtataaaaatattcaACTATTCGGATATTTGTTCAATGGGTTGGTATTCGGTTTTCAACTTTGGGATTCAGATATTcgtatttttttgctttttttgctaAATGTAGACCAAATCAATAAAGGCGAACTGCAAAATTTGCAGAAATGTCTGGCTCAGTCCTTCACAAGTCACGCTCAGCACTCCCTCGTTCCCTCACCGACGCTTCGGATATTTCACCTTTTATTACTACCGAAGCTCCAGAGCCCAAAAAATAGTAAAGGGGACagcccgtctgaagtgggtgggCTCATTTTATGggtttatttctctttttcatccctttttaaaaaaaagtcccaGCTAtctcagttgtttaggagaatgctgcaacactgtgaagctcagcaaatgttttgtggcctacaaaacttcacccgactttccatcagcatcaaGGTTGGAAGATAACGACTAAACTTTCATTTTAAGGTGAACTTTTCTTTCAGAAGTCTTTTCTTACACTTCGCTCAAAGTTGACTTTCTGCAGGAAGGTGAGTGTGGCCACAGAAAGTGATACGTAAGCAAGAACCAGAGTTATGTAATCTTGTGCTCCTGCTAGAACTTTGTCTCCATCCACATCGCTCTGCAAAAAAATCTAGGTCAACATATGGggagggatgttttttttttttttagagggaAAAAACAGAATGTACAGCTGCAGTCCACCACAACTACCCCTCGTCCAACATATACAGCAGTTATGTAACATTGTTTGGGATTCTGCCGAGTAGGTCGCAGTGTGTAAGTTGACCCACATATTGTGTATGGGGGACATAGTGTTCCCAAAACTGAGCCAATCAGACTCACAGCAACAGCTCTACTTAACTTAATAAGAAGCTTATGGCCAGAGTGGATCAGGTTTAAAGGGGTACGATAAAAGAAATGTAGACAGAAGGTCTGAGTTTGGAGAGAAACATCTTACACTTTTCAGAAGAATTGTGCTATTTGGCTAACGAAGTAATCAACGCAGAGACGATTAGCTGGGAATGCATCTTGCAACATCTTTACAGGTTGCAGGACAAAGTGCAAATGCGATACAGCAAAAAACTGCACGTGTGAGATACGAAACATTCGGCGTATCAGatcttcatttatttaaatcgAGTACCTGTACACGTAAGGTCCCTTCTGCTCCACCATGGGCTTCTCTCCCTTCAGGATCTCCTTTGGGTTGAGGATGTTGAAGAAGTAGACGGACATGAAGAAGGGCACGGGGACGTCCTTCCACATGGTGTAGGACATCTCATTCTTGGGGTCGATCACTGTGTTCTGACGAGAGAGACATTATTTtcaatgtttattttctaaatgaaaatactgaataatgCCCTTTATAATATCCCAGACCAGACTTCCTCAAAAACCCAAAGGATTTAACATATATTGGAAATATTTTGCAATTCtgcttaaaaaataatcatctcGGCTCTATCATAATTAAATCTATAGGAACACACTTACATCATGGAGACAGTGATATTCCCAATGAGAGATTGGTGCATAACATGTATATTACATATTAATGTGCTGTAGCCAACATATACACATATTACATAATCTTATCATACAGTACGAGTCCACAAGATTACGTACAGACACTGtccaagacattttttttattttaactcaaTTAAATGATTACTTTGATTGAATGATTGCTCACAGATTCCCAGAGTCCAGGGTTACatcttcaaactgcttcttttgAGCccaaaaaagttacataatgcaaaGAGAAGCTTCACAATTTAGCAgattttctgttgtttgacAAATTAATTCATGTTGCAGCTCTGAATTTGAATTAGTTACTCCAGTACTCGACTCGAAAAGCAGCTCTTTTGAATCAGATTTTCACAAATCGTCTCTAAGGCCTCAAAGTACTGTACTTTGGggttcttgtactttacttgagtatttctattttctgctactttatacttccacttcacttaatttcagaggcaaatattgtaattttatgctgcatcagagccacagttaactttatttatatcatcagcaatctgattaaaaaaaaaaaaaaaaaaactgattccaCGAAAATGCTGAACATTGATCTAATAATCGACCAATCTATATCTAACAATCTGTAAATAATAATGAGTGAATAATAcctgtaaatatatgtataatttacctatacatttaatatcagatactttaagacttttactcaagtactaaccgtatgggtgacttttacctttaccaaagtaatatattaacacgatatcattactt
This portion of the Pagrus major chromosome 12, Pma_NU_1.0 genome encodes:
- the scarb1 gene encoding scavenger receptor class B member 1 isoform X4 codes for the protein MAINKAKVAIGFVVVGVLTVFFGTVLTFVGPIIIDDQIVKNTVIDPKNEMSYTMWKDVPVPFFMSVYFFNILNPKEILKGEKPMVEQKGPYVYRKRIQKDNITFHPNFTVSYREYRQYFFEPTMSAGSESDVVMIPNMLVLGAAVMLEKLPYPVRLLISATFKTFKEGPFLNKTVGELMWGYDSGLVDFLNKYLPGMLPASGKFGLFSEFNNSNTGLFTINTGGDDIRNVHKVDSWNGLTELSYWRTPQCNMINGTAGQMWPPFMTRESTLPFYSPDACRSMELVYQRDGVMKGIPLYRYVAPKTLFANGTDYAPNEGFCPCRQSGLLNVSTCRQNSPCFISHPHFYNADPVLLDYVQGLHPNEDDHGLFIDIHPQTGVPLNVSIRLQLNLYMKRVPGITETGQISEVVMPMIWFEESGYIDGPILKTFHTNLVILPTVMEYMQYGFIVLGLATVIIAALMYRREKASHNEQIKDSHDHETKDKSFMNNSVNDPLPPLRVAT
- the scarb1 gene encoding scavenger receptor class B member 1 isoform X7, which gives rise to MAINKAKVAIGFVVVGVLTVFFGTVLTFVGPIIIDDQIVKNTVIDPKNEMSYTMWKDVPVPFFMSVYFFNILNPKEILKGEKPMVEQKGPYVYRKRIQKDNITFHPNFTVSYREYRQYFFEPTMSAGSESDVVMIPNMLVLGAAVMLEKLPYPVRLLISATFKTFKEGPFLNKTVGELMWGYDSGLVDFLNKYLPGMLPASGKFGLFSEFNNSNTGLFTINTGGDDIRNVHKVDSWNGLTELSYWRTPQCNMINGTAGQMWPPFMTRESTLPFYSPDACRSMELVYQRDGVMKGIPLYRYVAPKTLFANGTDYAPNEGFCPCRQSGLLNVSTCRQNSPCFISHPHFYNADPVLLDYVQGLHPNEDDHGLFIDIHPQTGVPLNVSIRLQLNLYMKRVPGITETGQISEVVMPMIWFEESGYIDGPILKTFHTNLVILPTVMEYMQYGFIVLGLATVIIAALMYRREKRNKRDGGASSNTSPGEKDPLLQDDTD
- the scarb1 gene encoding scavenger receptor class B member 1 isoform X2; its protein translation is MAINKAKVAIGFVVVGVLTVFFGTVLTFVGPIIIDDQIVKNTVIDPKNEMSYTMWKDVPVPFFMSVYFFNILNPKEILKGEKPMVEQKGPYVYRKRIQKDNITFHPNFTVSYREYRQYFFEPTMSAGSESDVVMIPNMLVLGAAVMLEKLPYPVRLLISATFKTFKEGPFLNKTVGELMWGYDSGLVDFLNKYLPGMLPASGKFGLFSEFNNSNTGLFTINTGGDDIRNVHKVDSWNGLTELSYWRTPQCNMINGTAGQMWPPFMTRESTLPFYSPDACRSMELVYQRDGVMKGIPLYRYVAPKTLFANGTDYAPNEGFCPCRQSGLLNVSTCRQNSPCFISHPHFYNADPVLLDYVQGLHPNEDDHGLFIDIHPQTGVPLNVSIRLQLNLYMKRVPGITETGQISEVVMPMIWFEESGYIDGPILKTFHTNLVILPTVMEYMQYGFIVLGLATVIIAALMYRREKLTIPSLLSASPHELAAVISRRQQTGKSCSRCVPRADRTASVWRALS
- the scarb1 gene encoding scavenger receptor class B member 1 isoform X5, which codes for MAINKAIVAVVFIVAGVLSVLCGAIFLFVGPAIMKEQIIKNTVIDPKNEMSYTMWKDVPVPFFMSVYFFNILNPKEILKGEKPMVEQKGPYVYRKRIQKDNITFHPNFTVSYREYRQYFFEPTMSAGSESDVVMIPNMLVLGAAVMLEKLPYPVRLLISATFKTFKEGPFLNKTVGELMWGYDSGLVDFLNKYLPGMLPASGKFGLFSEFNNSNTGLFTINTGGDDIRNVHKVDSWNGLTELSYWRTPQCNMINGTAGQMWPPFMTRESTLPFYSPDACRSMELVYQRDGVMKGIPLYRYVAPKTLFANGTDYAPNEGFCPCRQSGLLNVSTCRQNSPCFISHPHFYNADPVLLDYVQGLHPNEDDHGLFIDIHPQTGVPLNVSIRLQLNLYMKRVPGITETGQISEVVMPMIWFEESGYIDGPILKTFHTNLVILPTVMEYMQYGFIVLGLATVIIAALMYRREKASHNEQIKDSHDHETKDKSFMNNSEK
- the scarb1 gene encoding scavenger receptor class B member 1 isoform X6; the encoded protein is MAINKAIVAVVFIVAGVLSVLCGAIFLFVGPAIMKEQIIKNTVIDPKNEMSYTMWKDVPVPFFMSVYFFNILNPKEILKGEKPMVEQKGPYVYRKRIQKDNITFHPNFTVSYREYRQYFFEPTMSAGSESDVVMIPNMLVLGAAVMLEKLPYPVRLLISATFKTFKEGPFLNKTVGELMWGYDSGLVDFLNKYLPGMLPASGKFGLFSEFNNSNTGLFTINTGGDDIRNVHKVDSWNGLTELSYWRTPQCNMINGTAGQMWPPFMTRESTLPFYSPDACRSMELVYQRDGVMKGIPLYRYVAPKTLFANGTDYAPNEGFCPCRQSGLLNVSTCRQNSPCFISHPHFYNADPVLLDYVQGLHPNEDDHGLFIDIHPQTGVPLNVSIRLQLNLYMKRVPGITETGQISEVVMPMIWFEESGYIDGPILKTFHTNLVILPTVMEYMQYGFIVLGLATVIIAALMYRREKRNKRDGGASSNTSPGEKDPLLQDDTD